aataaaaacaatatagGGATAATTCTTCGAAGGAAACTATGCTATCCAATCTGTCTGTCTGTTGATAAAATGGTCAAATTCTTCACTAGACTAAACATATTCCAAGTTTTTCATGTTAGTTTATGGTGGTTGATTAAGGGGGTTCTTGGAACAAACTAGGCTAGAAAATGGAGTTTGTGATTTCGATAATTACCAAACCATGCATGAATGGAGCAAACATGCATCCAAATAACGAGTTTCGTAGACAATCTAGGTTGTACTGATGCTTGTGCTGATGAAGGTAAAAAAGGATTAcagaaaaatacaattttagaGCGTTTAGGAATTGGGTTAACCTAGCAGCTAGCACAAACAAACGAGAAAATAAACGGCAAAGTCGCCAACTGAAAAGGATAGGAATAACTACACAAACTCGCTAACCGAGCAAAGTATGTCATTTAACATTCCTATTTCAACAACATTGCTATTAGTTGTTTCAGCTGCAGTATCTTTCCTCTTCCCGACTGCAATAAATTCAAGGTAAACAAATACCATAATAAAATGTTGTTGAACAAATACCACATAATAAAACATGACATTGCACgagaaaattttaacaaaaaaagatcGGCCGCAGCCAAAAATCCCGAAGGACAGATCTGCAACGATTCTTAATTATATGCATGAAATATCATTTAGCACCCACTATATGAACAGCCCACGTCTTTACATAGTTAACAAGCAGTGATTATAGAAATAAGAGTAACCTGGTAAGTTTAACACATTTTTCCCCCAAAATACTTGTTTCCTTAAACGTACTTCTAAATTCACTCTTTGCGATGCATATCTTCCCTCCCCCCCAGTATGATTAAGTGCCAATGATTTACCATTCCAGAATGGAgtcaaaaaatttcttaagaacaaaaaatggaaGCATACCTCGTGGATGGCTTCAATTCTCCTTTGTGCATCCGCAAGTTGCTTGTCAACTTCTTCTTCCACTTGCAAGAGATTATTACGGTGTGATGCTTCTGTGAATACATAATACCGTTAGAAGTGCCTAGaaccttcaaaatttatatgtaATTATCCATTGAAAGTGCTCTCTATTCACGTAAacttttcttctcatttatattgcatatttttctgtttctccTTACATCCTCATGGAATCTAATCGcaacaattaaattttgtattgaaaatttaaagtgaAGGCTATAGTAAAATAATCTCAAATAATtcgaaaaaactaaaaactggTTGCCTTTATCGTCTCActctaattattaatttttaaacttttaaccaCCGCTCAACAACAAACTCACTTAAAAACTAATTAGCCTTCATTTAGAAACGTAAGGTATACCCTTCTTGCGCAGAGTCGTGCACCTAAGGGTCGGAGTGAACGCCTCACCTCTCTTTTAAGTCCCCATAACCAAGATAAGTGTTAGAGCCCCAAATCATAGGTTGTGAGTAGTGGTGTAAAACAAACAGGTTAAGCGTGTGCAATGCAATTCATGTAACTGAGAAAATTTAAAGCAACACGACAGAAcatacttttcttttccatagTTCCCTTGAACTCTATCTGTTGCGCTTCCAATTCTTGTAGTGAGTTCCTACAATCCTGTAGATGCTGATTAACCTCCTCCTTGAACTTTTTGTTAATGCGCGTCAATTGCTGTTGTTGTTCTGTAAACATAGATAGAGCTTAATAACCACTGGTTAATCTAccaaaaaatatgaaattacaaCTTTGATGCCCAAGCATATACGGAGCAAAGTAAGATGAACCCATGCAAAAGATAGAAGAATTTTAAACATCATAAATAGCATAGTGTAAGCCAGCCATTGGCCAAATCTGCTCGGCCAATAAATGTACCAAAGAGCTTATAGAAAAATTTAGGCCAAACATGCTGAATATACAGGATTCATGTCTCATATCAGTTACCGTCTTATCTCTTTAGGGACTTTTAGAGATACACATAACCCGTGAGGGCATTAGTTTGTATAGCTGGAAAGTTCATTTGTGAGCAAGAGAAGGAAGTTCGTGATATATGAATTCAGATTACATgaacaatttaaaaagtagAGCTCTCAAGCAAGGTGGAAACGAACATATCTCACAAGTAATATTTAGTCCAGGTGATGAACATTCAccccaataaataaaaagaagaggcTTGCAAACACAgttaaataaaactatttcATAAAGTTAGCTGTACCAATTGAGAAAGAGATTGACATATGAATTAAAAACCCATCATATAATTATGCtaccttcaaattttgtttctagaaCTTTTCGTCTTGATTTACCAAAGCTCAACAGCTTTACCCTGAAATACCGTCGCAAAtcaatttagaaatttttatcTCGTAAACAAAAACCAGAAATATGAATTGATAAACTTACGTGTCCATTTGGATTTGAGACTCAACATTCTGCAACTGCAAATGAATACTCTCGGCAACTGACAACAGAATCTCTGAAGATTTTTCAATAGATATTGacgatattttatttttcatcttctcaAGCTCTGAGAGAAACAGTTTGACGGCcctaaatagaaaataaaggagaaaaCTTAAGACTTGCAGTTGATACATTTTGTGTGCTGATTCTTAGCACACACCCCGCCCTCCCCCCCCGCCCCCCCANNNNNNNNNNNNNNNNNNNNNNNNNNNNNNNNNNNNNNNNNNNNNNNNNNNNNNNNNNNNNNNNNNNNNNNNNNNNCCCTCCCCCCCcgcccccccaaaaaaaaaaatgaagaagaagaagaagatgctTGCATTCTGTTAGGAGGGAGGGGAGAAATTACCTCGCAAGCCCATCCTCTTCGTTCGGTACTGAAGTTTCCTCGGCCCAACTACTTTCTCCAGGCCCTGACCATTCAGACAATTTAGATGATTATTAGTTCTCTTTTGTTCTAATGTCTACATTTCTAGACAAAAATCTTTAAGCATAAATATGCCAGCACAATGCTGAGACGATTAAACAGGTTTGACACCCAAAAATCACGTATATTTCAAGTTAAgctattttctttaaaagagTAAGAACATAccattcaaatcaaattcatgGTTTTCTACACTACGGGCCCTCTTTGCTGGACGAAGCATAGACTTGAACTTCTTTATGTTTGCGATTTCTGGAGAGAGTGTATCTCTTTGACTTGAAGCTACACCAACACATTGAAGTTTCATATGAATGAAAAGGAATGGagataaaatggaaaaacaagCATCAGTTCCTGAACATACAAAGTTCTCAGCTCGTAGAGAAGAATAATTGTGACACAAACTGAACCTATTAACAGAGACGGGTTGTCTACACATTAGAAtgttgttttaataatataaatacaaGTTCAGTTCAGATTCATTTGTTGATATAGATTCTATCAGGGATATGAGGTATATGCATGGTGGCCTATGAAAGATGTGGGTGTATGAAAGTCAGGTATCGAAAGAAgttgagaaaaacaaaaaaaaattgttactTATGGCAGACTTAATGAACATcaaactaagaaaataaactgATAGTTTCAAATCTCGTATATCTCCCAATCTTTTCATGGACCCAGAAGAGACAAACAACTTAAGATCTTATATACAGTTCTGGAACTTGGAAGTCTTTCCTAATGAAAGGTATGTTCCTTCAACTTTCCACTGGTAACAACCACAAAATTTATCAAACGACTGGTATCTATATGAGTAAATCTAAATGAGAATAGGAAAATCCATGAAAACAAAGCATCGGTAAGTAATTTTCATCAAGCAGGAGATAGTGTAGTGTAGATGAATTTCAATATAGAACAATGTAATAATGACGTTGAAAGTAAGgtgtattttaatttcaaattatgaatAAGAAGCAGGCAAACCTTCTGCAGAGCTTTCATAGCTGGTGTCCTCGGATGATGAATCAGATAACCCATAATCTGCTACTTTTTTTGTTACACCAGTTGCTGCATTCTCGAGTGGAGATTGCTCAATCTCTTTTTCATCTTCCTGAAGGTCAATAAGGAAAGACAAAATATGGAGACTTGACAATGAAGCTCAAAGACTGCTGCAAACATGACACTTGCAGGAAGATGATAGTTGATGATAAACCCTACACCTAGTAAACTTGCAAGAAGATGATAGTTGATGATAAACCCTACACCCACTAAACAAGGATACTGAAAGGTGTGGTGTTACATTTGATCTGTCACGATCCTCTTCTGAAGTCCGCAATTTCCTGAAGGTACAAATATTTCTCGTAGAAAGTATTTCCTCTGCTGAGCCAGGACTTGAAGATTCACAAACTATTTTATCTGCTTTTGGAGTTGAACTAGGCGAACTGCACACAGGCGTCTTCATTCTAAAAGTTGGACTTTCTATATGACTCTGTGGGTCTACATCCTTTTCCAGGAATGGATTGTCAATGTCTCCTTGTTGACCATAATCTGCTAGACTATGAATATTCTCTCGCAACAGTGTCCTGTCCATAAGTGGAAATTGATTGAATTCCTTCCGTACAACTTTTTCATCAATAACAGGGTTAGCCGGAGAGCTATGAAAACCCTGAACTTCTCTAAAAGAAGAGGGTTTATCTTGAGGTGCCAGTTCTTCAATCCCGGTTGGATTAGGAAAAGTTGTCGTCTTGTCTTccttttgaagaaaagaaatttttcgTGGCTGAAATTTGAAACTCCTTTCaccccttttctttcttgtagACATTGATGAAGCCCTACTGGTAGCAGCATGAGTGCCTTCAGGCCTTCCTTCAAAGACAAAAACATTTTCCTCCTGATGTTTCCCTTTGTTGCATGAAGGGATCTTAGATTTTCTTGACTGCACAAAAATGCGAGATCTTTTCCGTGCTATTGAACGTATTATTGGCCTCTTCAAAGTCTGACTGGGATCTTCAGAATCAGTTTCAATCGTATCCGAATTCTGTTTAAATTTGACAGCTCTATCATGCTCCTGCACAAAGATTTCTTCAGTTATTAAATGATTGGCATCTTGCTTATGGTTCTTACAATCCGAGTTTTGATCCTTAGGTACAGAAACAGTTCCAAGTATTTCCCAAAGTTTCATTTTCAGAGTTTCAGTTCTATTTTCTGATTTATTTGCTCGATCCTCAATAATCGTTTTATCTGACCGGACCTCTGCCATGGTTGCAAATGCAAACTCATGCAACTTCTCGTTGGTTCTATTCCTCTCTTCGTCCAATTGACAGTTGACCTCATCAAATTTCGTCTCCTTGCTACTTCCAGACTTGAACACTGAGCTTTGGTTTGCAAACAAACGTACAGAATACGTTCCTGGTGGCTCCATTAGTCCATGACCCGTATTCTGCCTCCCGCAAGTCGTTGGAAAATGGAACGCCTGTTCTGCTCCACTTACAGTCTCCATAACGGGTGCATTTTGTAAAAGGGGTCGAGTAGAAACCCATGGTGATCTCACTTGTTGAGGAGCTTCTGATAGTTTTGATTTTACATCAGTACCAAAGGTACCTGTGCCTTTATCCTTCCGATTCCTTTGCGTGGAACTTTCTAAACGGGAAAAATCAACTTCTGAATTTGACACCATGGATTTTCGTTCTTTTGTCCCTCTAGAACTGCCATTGGCTGGTGACTCTACCATAACACCAATTGAAATCTTTCTCGATTGGCTTGATGGATGACAATTGCTACCTAAACTCCGACAATCACTCAATGGATCCTGAAATGTAGGTATGACAACACAAGAGGAAATTAGATCGCAGTCGGCAATAATTGATCCCTATTAAGTCTTTTTATTCATCTAAGTGAATTCAAAATTGACGAAGTTAAAAGTTGCCCAAAACTAAAAGCATAAGCAATGTTGTTTAGATTCGGATAACTATTTGATTAACATTTCTCACAAAAGTGATGTAACACAAGTGCATGGCTTATTAATATCCCACACCAGTAAAACCTAATATTTCAAGAGCAGAAATGCTGAAGCTTCCCTTTAATccataagaagaaaaaaaatatcccatgggtaaaaagaaaatgaaagagttATCTAAAATAACAAGACAACCCAATGTTAATTCTAGAATCAATACCCGAGACGATTTGAAAAGAACAAGTTGGTAACATGAATGGGCGAAATTTTGTAATCTATGAGGAACATGAAACTTGAGTCTGCAAAAGAATTGAATAAAGAATATAGCTAAGGATTTCACCGCTTACATCTCGTAAACTCGGCTGCCTGCCAACCTTCGCTTCCGTCATTTTTTTTCTGGGACAATATAAGACAGCAATAGCAGACACAATATGTAGAACATCAGTGACATGGTGAATGTTCAACAAAGGAAATAAGCAGCATATATCAGATATGAATgttaaaattaggttttcaaGGAGGGATAGACAGTTCAAGATTTACAACCTTCGTACGTTGCAAGATTTATTCGTCTTCCAAACTAATAGCCACGACCATCAGTTGTTTTGGAGATATTCGAAGATTTTCAGTG
The Cucurbita pepo subsp. pepo cultivar mu-cu-16 chromosome LG16, ASM280686v2, whole genome shotgun sequence genome window above contains:
- the LOC111776914 gene encoding meiosis-specific protein ASY3 — protein: MTEAKVGRQPSLRDDPLSDCRSLGSNCHPSSQSRKISIGVMVESPANGSSRGTKERKSMVSNSEVDFSRLESSTQRNRKDKGTGTFGTDVKSKLSEAPQQVRSPWVSTRPLLQNAPVMETVSGAEQAFHFPTTCGRQNTGHGLMEPPGTYSVRLFANQSSVFKSGSSKETKFDEVNCQLDEERNRTNEKLHEFAFATMAEVRSDKTIIEDRANKSENRTETLKMKLWEILGTVSVPKDQNSDCKNHKQDANHLITEEIFVQEHDRAVKFKQNSDTIETDSEDPSQTLKRPIIRSIARKRSRIFVQSRKSKIPSCNKGKHQEENVFVFEGRPEGTHAATSRASSMSTRKKRGERSFKFQPRKISFLQKEDKTTTFPNPTGIEELAPQDKPSSFREVQGFHSSPANPVIDEKVVRKEFNQFPLMDRTLLRENIHSLADYGQQGDIDNPFLEKDVDPQSHIESPTFRMKTPVCSSPSSTPKADKIVCESSSPGSAEEILSTRNICTFRKLRTSEEDRDRSNVTPHLSEDEKEIEQSPLENAATGVTKKVADYGLSDSSSEDTSYESSAEASSQRDTLSPEIANIKKFKSMLRPAKRARSVENHEFDLNGPGESSWAEETSVPNEEDGLARAVKLFLSELEKMKNKISSISIEKSSEILLSVAESIHLQLQNVESQIQMDTVKLLSFGKSRRKVLETKFEEQQQQLTRINKKFKEEVNQHLQDCRNSLQELEAQQIEFKGTMEKKKASHRNNLLQVEEEVDKQLADAQRRIEAIHESGRGKILQLKQLIAMLLK